In the genome of Salinirussus salinus, one region contains:
- a CDS encoding Era-like GTP-binding protein yields the protein MGLLTDLKSSISRAASTLFSAEDPKRIGIYGPPNAGKTTLANRIARDWTEHGDAVGPESHVPHETRRARRKENVEIERDGKTVTIDIVDTPGVTTKVDYTEFLEHDMEKEDAVRRSREATEGVAEAMHWLREDVDGVVYVLDSASDPFTQVNTMLIGIIESQDLPVLILANKIDLEESSVQRIRNAFPQHETVAVSALEGDNMDEVYDKIAEYFG from the coding sequence ATGGGACTACTCACAGACCTCAAATCCAGCATTTCACGCGCAGCATCGACGCTGTTCTCGGCGGAGGATCCCAAACGGATCGGGATCTACGGGCCGCCCAACGCCGGGAAGACGACCCTCGCGAACCGCATTGCGCGGGACTGGACCGAACACGGCGACGCGGTGGGACCGGAGAGCCACGTTCCCCACGAGACCCGCCGCGCCCGCCGCAAGGAGAACGTCGAGATCGAGCGCGACGGCAAGACGGTCACCATCGACATCGTGGACACGCCCGGCGTGACCACGAAGGTCGACTACACGGAGTTCCTCGAACACGACATGGAGAAGGAGGACGCCGTCCGGCGCTCCCGGGAGGCCACGGAGGGCGTCGCCGAGGCGATGCACTGGCTCCGGGAGGACGTCGACGGGGTCGTCTACGTCCTCGACTCCGCCTCGGACCCCTTTACCCAGGTCAACACGATGCTCATCGGCATCATCGAGAGCCAGGACCTCCCGGTCCTGATCCTCGCGAACAAGATCGACCTCGAGGAGTCGAGCGTCCAGCGGATCCGCAACGCCTTCCCGCAGCACGAGACCGTCGCGGTCTCGGCGCTCGAGGGGGACAACATGGACGAAGTGTACGACAAGATCGCGGAGTACTTCGGATAA
- a CDS encoding DEAD/DEAH box helicase, with protein sequence MATGAERDTETVDRPLVVPGALERRAYQLRLAEAAARGHTLVCLPTGLGKTAVSLLVTARRLHEAGGKSLLLAPTKPLVTQHADFYREALDIPDDDVVVFTGEVSPDDRATLWEDAQVVVATPQVVENDLVGNRVSLSAVTHCTFDECHRATGDYAYNYIAERYHAEADDPLVTGMSASPGDDEESILQVCENLGLGSVEVMTEDDADVAEYTHDTSVEWERVELPETVEEVRDALQEVIRDRLTQLKELGVTSTTQPDVSEREIHKIQGRLRDLMDNDQSEGYQGMSLLAEVRKLRTAVTYVETQSVESFRQYMERQREAARSSGASKADQRLVSEPKVRQAVRLAREYDDLHPKFRRARMKIAETLGIQGGERVIVFTESRDTAETLTDFLGEHFSTERFVGQSDTEGSDGMTQTEQQDTLERFRAGEFEVLVSTSVAEEGLDVPEVDLVLFYEPVPTAIRAIQRKGRTGRQTEGAVTVLLAEDTRDEAYFWKARNDQKEMEQELRNLKDAAGTIEARLEQAGLDTYANEGTDSNGDGTGGTDADGVGVDAGSGDETASSDTSGDSAGSSTADGDDDGQAGLGAFAGESGERAAAGADETTGGGGPGDDSDTETGDTADAEGVVAAAEPDGEAVEVVADQRELDSTIARDLSTRDGVETRLETLAVGDYVLSDRVVVERKTVADFLDTLTGGDRSLFEQVGDAARHYERPVVVIEGEGLYGERNVHPKAIHGALASLAVDFGASVLRTADEGETADLLEVVAEREQVESDREVSVHGEKQSRTLAEQQEYVVAAIAEVGPVTARALLEEFGSVEAVMTADEEALREAEGVGEVTAERVREVTGSDYEG encoded by the coding sequence ATGGCGACCGGTGCCGAGCGCGACACCGAGACGGTCGACCGCCCGCTCGTGGTCCCCGGGGCCCTGGAGCGGCGGGCCTACCAGCTCCGGCTGGCCGAGGCCGCCGCCCGCGGCCACACGCTGGTCTGTCTCCCAACGGGGCTGGGGAAGACGGCGGTGAGCCTGCTCGTGACCGCCAGGCGGCTCCACGAGGCCGGCGGCAAATCGTTGCTGCTCGCCCCCACGAAACCGCTCGTCACCCAGCACGCCGACTTCTACCGGGAGGCGCTCGATATTCCTGACGACGACGTGGTGGTGTTCACCGGCGAGGTCAGCCCCGACGACCGGGCAACGCTGTGGGAGGACGCTCAAGTCGTGGTCGCCACCCCGCAGGTCGTCGAGAACGACCTCGTCGGCAACCGGGTCTCCCTGTCGGCGGTCACCCACTGCACCTTCGACGAGTGTCACCGGGCGACCGGCGACTACGCCTACAACTACATCGCCGAGCGCTACCACGCCGAGGCCGACGACCCGCTGGTGACGGGGATGAGCGCCTCCCCCGGCGACGACGAGGAGAGCATCCTCCAGGTCTGTGAGAACCTCGGCCTGGGCAGCGTCGAGGTGATGACCGAGGACGACGCCGACGTCGCGGAGTACACCCACGACACCAGCGTCGAGTGGGAGCGCGTCGAGTTGCCCGAGACCGTCGAGGAGGTCCGGGACGCGCTCCAGGAAGTCATCCGCGACCGGCTGACCCAGCTCAAGGAACTCGGGGTTACCTCCACGACCCAGCCCGACGTCTCCGAGCGGGAGATCCACAAGATCCAGGGCCGGCTCCGTGACCTGATGGACAACGACCAGTCGGAGGGGTACCAGGGGATGAGCCTCCTGGCGGAGGTCCGCAAACTGCGGACGGCCGTCACCTACGTCGAGACTCAGAGCGTCGAGTCCTTCCGCCAGTACATGGAACGTCAGCGGGAGGCCGCCCGCTCCTCGGGGGCCTCGAAGGCCGACCAGCGGCTGGTCTCCGAACCCAAGGTCAGGCAGGCAGTCCGGCTGGCCCGGGAGTACGACGACCTCCACCCGAAGTTCCGCCGGGCGCGGATGAAGATCGCCGAGACGCTGGGCATCCAGGGCGGCGAGCGCGTCATCGTCTTCACCGAATCGAGGGATACCGCGGAGACGCTGACGGACTTTCTGGGCGAGCACTTCAGCACCGAACGTTTCGTCGGCCAGTCCGATACCGAGGGCAGCGACGGGATGACCCAGACCGAACAACAGGACACCCTCGAGCGGTTCCGCGCCGGCGAGTTCGAGGTGCTGGTCTCGACCTCCGTGGCCGAGGAGGGGCTCGACGTCCCCGAGGTCGACCTCGTGCTCTTCTACGAGCCCGTCCCGACCGCGATCCGCGCCATCCAGCGCAAGGGTCGGACCGGCCGCCAGACCGAGGGCGCGGTGACGGTGCTGCTCGCCGAGGACACCCGCGACGAGGCCTACTTCTGGAAGGCTCGAAATGACCAGAAGGAGATGGAACAGGAACTCCGGAATCTCAAGGACGCCGCCGGGACTATCGAGGCCCGCCTCGAACAGGCCGGGCTGGACACCTACGCGAACGAGGGGACGGATAGCAACGGCGACGGCACCGGCGGTACGGACGCCGACGGCGTGGGGGTGGACGCCGGCTCCGGCGACGAGACCGCCAGCAGCGATACCAGCGGCGACAGCGCCGGGTCGAGCACTGCCGACGGTGACGACGACGGCCAGGCGGGGCTGGGCGCGTTCGCCGGCGAGTCGGGCGAGCGAGCGGCGGCTGGCGCGGACGAAACGACGGGCGGCGGCGGTCCCGGCGACGACAGCGACACGGAAACGGGCGACACAGCAGACGCTGAGGGCGTCGTGGCGGCAGCCGAACCCGACGGGGAGGCGGTCGAGGTCGTCGCCGACCAGCGGGAACTGGACTCGACCATCGCGCGGGACCTCTCGACCCGGGATGGCGTCGAGACCCGCCTGGAGACGCTGGCGGTCGGGGACTACGTCCTTTCGGACCGGGTGGTCGTCGAGCGCAAGACCGTCGCCGACTTCCTGGACACCCTCACGGGCGGGGACCGCTCGCTGTTCGAGCAGGTCGGGGACGCCGCCCGCCACTACGAGCGGCCGGTGGTCGTCATCGAGGGCGAGGGCCTGTACGGCGAGCGCAACGTCCACCCGAAGGCCATCCACGGGGCGCTGGCATCGCTGGCCGTGGACTTCGGCGCCAGCGTGCTCCGGACGGCCGACGAGGGCGAGACCGCCGACCTGCTGGAGGTCGTCGCCGAGCGCGAACAGGTCGAAAGCGACCGTGAGGTCTCCGTCCACGGCGAGAAGCAGTCCCGCACCCTGGCCGAACAGCAGGAGTACGTCGTCGCCGCCATCGCGGAGGTCGGCCCCGTCACCGCGCGGGCGCTGCTCGAGGAGTTCGGCAGCGTCGAGGCGGTCATGACCGCCGACGAGGAGGCCCTGCGGGAGGCGGAGGGCGTCGGCGAGGTCACCGCTGAGCGGGTCCGCGAGGTGACCGGCAGCGACTACGAGGGATAG
- a CDS encoding DUF2073 domain-containing protein: MAEVKDPQDGVQIDLISGERLASQTSMEKIRMILDGVREGNIVILEEGLSPDEESRLIEVTMTEISPDEFNGIEIETYPRSETADASFLDRLMGRESTKKLTVIGPANQIETLHKDETLIQTLVSRK; encoded by the coding sequence ATGGCAGAAGTCAAGGACCCCCAGGACGGCGTGCAGATCGACCTCATCAGCGGCGAACGGCTCGCCAGCCAGACCTCGATGGAGAAGATCCGGATGATCCTCGACGGCGTCCGGGAGGGCAACATCGTCATCCTCGAGGAGGGACTCTCGCCCGACGAGGAGTCCCGCCTGATCGAGGTGACGATGACCGAGATCAGCCCCGACGAGTTCAACGGCATCGAGATCGAGACCTACCCGCGCTCGGAGACCGCCGACGCGAGCTTCCTCGACCGGCTGATGGGCCGGGAGTCGACCAAGAAGCTCACCGTCATCGGCCCGGCAAACCAGATCGAGACCCTCCACAAGGACGAGACGCTGATCCAGACCCTCGTCTCCCGCAAGTAA
- a CDS encoding DUF7123 family protein encodes MSPETAPSDPTPEVRRLPAKAQPLVGYLRSRVREEGAFYVKSRFVAEDLDLSAKEVGAFMRRLQECEEGPAVEAWAYTNGTTWYVSARE; translated from the coding sequence ATGAGTCCGGAGACCGCCCCCTCGGACCCGACCCCGGAGGTGAGACGCCTGCCGGCGAAAGCCCAGCCGCTTGTGGGGTACCTCCGCTCGCGGGTTCGCGAGGAGGGCGCGTTCTACGTGAAAAGCCGGTTCGTCGCGGAGGACCTCGACCTCTCGGCGAAGGAGGTGGGGGCGTTCATGCGCCGGCTGCAGGAGTGCGAAGAGGGGCCTGCAGTCGAGGCGTGGGCCTACACGAACGGGACGACGTGGTACGTCTCGGCGAGGGAGTAG
- the mdh gene encoding malate dehydrogenase, translated as MAKVSIVGAAGTVGAAAGYSIALRDIADELVFVDIPEQEDTTVGQAADANHGIAYDANTEVYQGDYAATEGSDVVVITAGLPRSPGDTRLDLADDNAPIMEDIRASLAEHNDDFVSITTSNPVDLLNRHLYETGDRDRGKVVGFGGRLDSARFRYVLSERFDVPVQNVDATILGEHGDAQVPVFSKVRVDGKDMTFSDEEKEEILADLQESAMNVIERKGATEWGPARGVAHMVEAVLRDTGEVLPGSVTLEGEYGHEGVAFGVPVKLGSDGVEEVVEWDLDEFEREQMQEAADKLGEQYETIS; from the coding sequence ATGGCAAAGGTAAGCATCGTCGGCGCCGCGGGCACCGTCGGCGCCGCAGCGGGTTACAGCATCGCACTCCGCGACATCGCGGACGAACTCGTCTTCGTAGACATCCCCGAACAGGAGGACACCACCGTCGGGCAGGCCGCCGACGCCAACCACGGGATCGCGTACGACGCCAACACCGAGGTCTACCAGGGCGACTACGCCGCCACCGAGGGCTCGGACGTCGTCGTCATCACCGCCGGCCTGCCCCGGTCGCCGGGTGACACCCGGCTGGACCTGGCCGACGACAACGCCCCGATCATGGAGGACATCCGGGCGTCACTGGCCGAGCACAACGACGACTTCGTCTCGATCACCACCTCCAACCCCGTCGACCTCCTGAACCGCCACCTCTACGAGACCGGCGACCGCGACCGCGGGAAGGTCGTCGGCTTCGGCGGCCGCCTGGACTCGGCGCGCTTTCGCTACGTCCTCTCCGAGCGCTTCGACGTCCCCGTCCAGAACGTCGACGCGACCATCCTCGGCGAGCACGGCGACGCCCAGGTCCCCGTCTTCTCGAAGGTCCGCGTCGACGGGAAGGACATGACCTTCTCCGACGAGGAGAAAGAGGAGATCCTCGCCGACCTGCAGGAGTCGGCGATGAACGTCATCGAGCGCAAGGGCGCGACGGAGTGGGGCCCCGCCCGCGGCGTCGCCCACATGGTCGAGGCCGTCCTCCGGGACACCGGCGAGGTGCTCCCCGGCTCCGTGACGCTCGAGGGCGAGTACGGCCACGAGGGCGTCGCCTTCGGCGTCCCCGTCAAACTCGGCAGCGACGGCGTCGAGGAGGTCGTCGAGTGGGACCTGGACGAGTTCGAGCGCGAACAGATGCAGGAGGCCGCCGACAAGCTGGGCGAGCAGTACGAGACGATCAGCTGA
- a CDS encoding Sjogren's syndrome/scleroderma autoantigen 1 family protein, which produces MSDFDEEAERERLREKYEQEQQDRQATEKMSELLLQGATMTNAHCSDCGDPVFRYEGQEFCATCEKAIDRGDGASGEDDSDSEDGDAGDDGAAGERDGDGADRTDGEAGGPDDEHIQVTSPDETRVQFGSGGADGETTRSESPSQPDRTPDEPEHDTGRDPRDRSTQSARDADGRQREPAPERVPSVDPSPAAGTGGGSPDRDAGTTERQGSTLPEARASLERTLARLTRQAEAAEDPTQAREYLAAAREAAETLAALRQ; this is translated from the coding sequence ATGAGTGACTTCGACGAGGAAGCCGAACGCGAGCGCCTCCGCGAGAAGTACGAACAGGAACAGCAGGACCGCCAGGCCACGGAGAAGATGAGCGAACTCCTCCTGCAGGGGGCGACGATGACAAACGCCCACTGCTCGGACTGTGGGGACCCGGTCTTCCGGTACGAGGGCCAGGAGTTCTGTGCCACCTGCGAGAAGGCCATCGACCGCGGTGACGGCGCCAGCGGGGAGGACGACAGTGACAGCGAGGACGGGGACGCCGGCGACGACGGCGCCGCCGGGGAGCGCGACGGCGACGGAGCGGACCGGACGGACGGCGAGGCTGGGGGCCCGGACGACGAGCACATCCAGGTGACGTCCCCGGACGAGACCCGCGTCCAGTTCGGCAGCGGCGGCGCCGACGGCGAGACCACCCGGTCGGAGTCGCCGTCCCAGCCGGACCGAACCCCCGACGAGCCCGAGCACGACACCGGCCGTGACCCCCGGGACCGCTCGACGCAATCCGCTCGCGACGCCGACGGCCGGCAGCGGGAACCGGCCCCCGAGCGGGTGCCGAGTGTCGACCCGTCCCCGGCCGCCGGTACCGGCGGCGGTTCCCCCGACCGCGATGCCGGCACCACCGAGCGGCAGGGCAGCACGCTCCCCGAGGCCCGCGCCTCGCTCGAGCGGACGCTCGCGCGGCTGACCCGGCAGGCCGAGGCCGCCGAGGACCCCACGCAGGCCCGGGAGTATCTCGCTGCCGCGCGGGAGGCCGCGGAGACGCTGGCGGCGCTGCGGCAGTAG
- a CDS encoding OapC/ArvC family zinc-ribbon domain-containing protein has protein sequence MPHQCTDCGRTFADGSKEMLSGCPDCGGNKFQFRPDGVDSPDPDPDAEPPEPPEPAADGVTRAVGSAATAVRDLVSSDPPEPETEAGSDPTGSAPGVTRPDPAPASDPQGRTPKDASPGDATEATTEDAAQASARTDVVPMEDLPSGTSSPAEGEDHPTPVLDDHSETAKHGESPTTAERTRQDRPDLADLREELNDQFESIRVLEPGQYELNLMELYDREEYIIALQEDGKYTIQVPERWKGGEE, from the coding sequence ATGCCCCACCAGTGCACGGACTGTGGCCGCACGTTCGCCGACGGCTCCAAGGAGATGCTCTCGGGCTGTCCCGACTGTGGCGGCAACAAGTTCCAGTTCCGGCCCGACGGCGTCGACAGTCCGGACCCGGACCCGGACGCAGAACCCCCGGAGCCGCCGGAACCGGCCGCCGACGGCGTGACGCGTGCCGTCGGCTCGGCCGCGACCGCGGTCCGCGACCTGGTTAGCTCTGACCCGCCCGAGCCCGAGACAGAGGCCGGGTCCGATCCGACCGGATCCGCTCCCGGTGTGACCCGTCCAGACCCCGCGCCGGCGTCCGACCCGCAGGGCCGAACCCCGAAGGACGCGAGCCCCGGAGACGCCACCGAGGCGACCACGGAAGACGCCGCGCAGGCAAGCGCCCGCACGGACGTCGTCCCGATGGAGGACCTGCCGAGCGGCACGTCCAGTCCCGCCGAGGGCGAGGACCACCCCACACCGGTGCTCGACGACCACAGCGAGACCGCGAAACACGGCGAGAGCCCGACGACCGCCGAGCGGACCCGCCAGGACCGGCCCGACCTCGCCGACCTCCGCGAGGAGCTCAACGACCAGTTCGAGTCCATCCGCGTCCTCGAGCCCGGCCAGTACGAGCTGAACCTGATGGAGCTGTACGACCGCGAGGAGTATATCATCGCGCTCCAGGAAGACGGCAAGTACACCATCCAGGTGCCGGAGCGCTGGAAGGGCGGCGAGGAGTGA